A genomic window from Oceanobacillus timonensis includes:
- a CDS encoding SRPBCC family protein: protein MLATLEQVGNEYIATFERHWENTVEEVWSVLTQNNKLQQWMPNLEVVDLRKNGTMTFHMNDGTGNSFGISILDFQAQSHWQFEWGDESVRFELEAEEEGCKFVLKEYIPILNDHTPKDLAGWHICLDMFQAALNGEPIDFPVESWKAEYEAYKKIVQPFLEEDK from the coding sequence ATGTTAGCAACGTTAGAACAAGTAGGAAATGAATATATAGCAACATTTGAACGTCATTGGGAAAATACAGTAGAAGAAGTATGGTCTGTTCTTACACAGAATAACAAACTGCAGCAATGGATGCCGAATTTAGAAGTGGTAGACTTGCGTAAGAATGGAACGATGACATTCCATATGAATGATGGGACAGGAAACTCCTTTGGTATTTCTATTTTAGATTTTCAAGCGCAGTCTCATTGGCAATTTGAATGGGGAGATGAATCTGTCCGGTTTGAATTGGAAGCGGAAGAAGAGGGATGTAAGTTCGTATTAAAAGAATATATTCCGATACTAAATGACCATACTCCCAAAGATTTAGCTGGCTGGCATATCTGTTTAGATATGTTTCAGGCAGCGCTGAATGGGGAACCAATAGATTTTCCAGTGGAATCATGGAAAGCGGAGTATGAAGCATATAAAAAGATAGTACAACCATTTTTAGAGGAAGATAAATAA
- a CDS encoding FAD-dependent oxidoreductase — MEKQWDNHYDVVVVGSGAGGLTTALTAKLRGLSVIVIEKTALFGGSTSKSGGTIWIPNNPYLDEAGVKDTYEQAKTYLDSTIGDRVPDTLKNAYLTKGPEMVSYLHENTEHFRWEYTPKYSDYYPEAPGGLASGRAVEAQLFDLRKLGDDLQYLRTSGLPTKGMVLKSSEFHKVNMIMRTWIGKAKAMKVGMRLIRTLISGYKPTTLGEAVVARLYTSLKEAGGEVWLQTPFKDLIYENNRVTGIIAERNGKEVNIQARQGVVFASGGFSHSKELREKYLPQPTNTEWTLSAEEQTGDVIASGVKLGAQLDLMDKMWGTPTSAPPGSPAFMPVAERATPGLIIVNSNGERYINESVPYHEFVDQMYKNNTEQSSTIPSWMIFDKRVKNRYLVFGIMPLQPLPKEWFESGYAKKADTPEELAKQINVPPEKLAHTISRFNTFATNGKDEDYHRGDSAYDRYYGDPTLANPNLASLDKAPYYAIPIYPGDIGTKGGLVIDESARVLTKEGRSIPGLYATGNCTASVMGETYPRPGATIGASMVFGYAAAIDIAENREKRDSQIPKITMTV; from the coding sequence TTGGAAAAACAGTGGGATAATCACTATGATGTTGTTGTCGTCGGTTCAGGTGCTGGAGGATTAACGACTGCTTTAACTGCAAAATTACGCGGACTCTCGGTCATTGTCATTGAAAAAACAGCCTTATTCGGCGGCTCCACCTCTAAATCAGGTGGAACCATCTGGATCCCAAATAATCCTTATTTAGACGAGGCTGGAGTCAAGGATACGTATGAGCAGGCAAAAACATACTTGGATTCCACTATCGGTGACCGAGTGCCAGACACATTAAAAAATGCTTATCTGACAAAAGGCCCGGAAATGGTATCCTATTTACATGAAAACACGGAACATTTCAGATGGGAATACACACCCAAGTATTCCGATTATTATCCAGAAGCACCTGGTGGGTTAGCTTCAGGCAGAGCAGTTGAAGCGCAGCTTTTCGACCTTCGAAAATTAGGAGATGATTTGCAGTATTTACGTACATCTGGTTTACCAACAAAAGGGATGGTACTTAAATCAAGTGAATTCCATAAGGTGAATATGATTATGAGGACGTGGATTGGAAAGGCAAAGGCAATGAAAGTAGGAATGCGTCTTATCCGCACGCTCATTTCCGGATACAAGCCGACCACTTTGGGAGAAGCTGTTGTTGCCCGTCTATATACCTCTCTCAAAGAAGCAGGCGGTGAAGTTTGGCTCCAAACACCATTTAAAGACTTGATTTATGAAAATAATCGCGTCACAGGAATTATCGCCGAAAGAAATGGAAAGGAAGTCAACATTCAGGCTCGTCAAGGTGTTGTTTTTGCTTCGGGCGGATTTTCTCATAGTAAAGAACTGCGGGAAAAGTATTTGCCACAGCCCACTAATACGGAATGGACATTATCAGCTGAAGAACAGACAGGTGATGTGATTGCTTCAGGAGTAAAACTGGGTGCACAATTGGATTTAATGGACAAAATGTGGGGAACGCCTACATCCGCACCTCCTGGATCCCCGGCATTTATGCCTGTTGCGGAGCGCGCTACACCTGGATTGATTATTGTGAACAGCAATGGCGAACGCTATATCAACGAATCCGTTCCATATCATGAATTTGTCGATCAAATGTATAAAAATAATACAGAACAAAGCTCCACCATACCATCATGGATGATTTTTGATAAACGAGTTAAAAATCGGTATCTCGTTTTTGGAATCATGCCATTGCAGCCGCTCCCTAAAGAATGGTTTGAAAGTGGATATGCTAAAAAAGCAGATACTCCAGAAGAATTAGCGAAGCAAATCAATGTCCCTCCAGAGAAACTTGCTCACACCATTTCCAGATTTAATACCTTTGCAACAAATGGAAAAGATGAAGATTACCATCGTGGTGACAGTGCTTATGACAGATACTATGGCGACCCGACATTGGCAAATCCGAATCTGGCATCACTAGATAAAGCACCTTACTATGCCATCCCAATATATCCTGGCGATATTGGCACCAAAGGCGGACTTGTTATTGATGAATCTGCAAGAGTGCTGACAAAAGAGGGTCGATCCATTCCAGGATTATATGCTACCGGAAATTGTACCGCCTCTGTCATGGGAGAAACCTATCCCAGACCAGGTGCGACGATTGGAGCATCAATGGTGTTTGGCTACGCAGCTGCAATAGATATAGCTGAAAATAGAGAAAAGAGAGACAGTCAGATTCCTAAAATAACTATGACGGTTTAG
- the aroD gene encoding type I 3-dehydroquinate dehydratase: MTEALTVKNIVLGEGKPCICIPLTSSTKAALIEEAARYQQEGADVVEWRADIFEEVENHTAVEQVLKDLTAVLKGIPLIFTFRSHQEGGEKELSTADYVALNQFVIETGLVDFVDVELYQGEDTVQNLISTAHQQHTYVIVSNHDFQKTPPKSDIVSRLKQAEELGGDVLKIAVMPKETDDVLALLAATNEMKKDTKKPMITMAMGPLGVVSRLSGQVFGSALTFGAGEKASAPGQVPVGELRQVLDVLDKSMGD, from the coding sequence ATGACAGAAGCATTAACAGTTAAAAATATCGTATTGGGAGAGGGGAAACCGTGTATTTGTATTCCTTTAACTTCTTCCACAAAAGCAGCCCTTATTGAGGAGGCTGCGCGTTACCAGCAGGAGGGAGCAGATGTTGTAGAATGGCGTGCTGATATCTTTGAAGAAGTGGAAAATCATACAGCTGTGGAGCAGGTGTTAAAAGACTTAACGGCAGTTTTAAAAGGAATTCCGCTTATTTTTACCTTCCGCAGCCATCAAGAGGGAGGAGAGAAGGAGCTTTCCACAGCGGATTATGTGGCACTGAATCAATTTGTTATCGAGACTGGTCTGGTCGATTTTGTGGACGTTGAACTCTATCAGGGAGAAGATACAGTTCAGAATCTGATTTCTACAGCTCATCAACAGCATACATATGTGATTGTTTCGAATCATGATTTTCAAAAAACACCGCCTAAATCTGACATTGTCAGTCGTCTAAAACAAGCAGAGGAGCTTGGCGGTGATGTATTAAAAATTGCTGTTATGCCAAAGGAGACAGACGATGTGTTAGCGTTGCTCGCTGCAACAAATGAAATGAAAAAGGATACAAAGAAACCGATGATTACAATGGCAATGGGTCCGCTTGGAGTAGTCAGCCGGTTATCCGGTCAAGTTTTCGGATCTGCTTTAACTTTTGGAGCGGGAGAAAAAGCTTCTGCGCCGGGACAGGTACCGGTTGGAGAGCTGCGGCAAGTGCTGGATGTGCTGGATAAGTCAATGGGTGATTGA